In Streptomyces sp. NBC_00433, a single genomic region encodes these proteins:
- a CDS encoding ATP-binding protein, protein MSTTPSAARSFVRDTLQAWDLRQLIEQAEVIAGELVTNAVKATRHSARHKDSPASLATVSIELHLDDSAFRIAVRDSSTEQPALQVVGEDAEGGRGLFLVEALSTRWDAFPVTGGKVTWAELDSSTPADV, encoded by the coding sequence GTGAGCACCACCCCGAGTGCCGCACGATCGTTCGTCCGGGACACCTTGCAGGCGTGGGACTTGCGCCAACTCATCGAGCAAGCCGAGGTCATCGCCGGCGAACTGGTCACCAACGCCGTCAAGGCCACCCGCCACAGCGCCCGGCACAAGGACAGTCCTGCCAGCCTCGCCACGGTGAGCATCGAACTCCACCTTGACGACAGTGCCTTCCGTATCGCCGTGCGGGACAGCAGCACCGAGCAACCGGCGCTCCAGGTGGTCGGTGAAGACGCCGAAGGTGGTCGAGGGCTGTTCCTGGTGGAAGCGCTCAGCACCCGTTGGGACGCGTTCCCCGTGACAGGTGGCAAGGTCACCTGGGCGGAGCTTGACAGCTCCACACCCGCAGACGTCTGA
- a CDS encoding sigma-70 family RNA polymerase sigma factor, protein MRAGDRVGPDPGLVTAARAGDQRALDHLVAQCLPLVYNIVGRALDGHDDVDDVVQETLLRVVRGLADLRDPAAFRSWLVAIAVRQVRDREQARKASWHHQTALDAAELIPDPASDFAAVTILRLGLTDQRRDIAEATRWLDGDDRTLLALWWLEETGDLGRSELADALGLTRQHAAVKVQRMKEQLETSRSVVRALGVGPECDGLHHLTGGWDGVPSPLWRKRFARHIRSCADCTRRGGALLPMDRLLSGLPLLPVPIGLGGPFAAQAPAAPAAFGHPSPPSQPPAPAHPAPPAPDPRTAPHPHPPRRSGARHGSRARPRLLHGPAGVTGAAVGTVAAVAAGALLAVHLTAGGQAAEPAADASAAPPAVTTTAAGATTAPPATTASPSPSKTSPRPTVSASSKPPAAHTPAKAPPPAPPATSTRKGVGVWTFDGVDSALGKSGAAWYYTWSTTHSGVSGPGFVPMIWGSASADANGLAQAKKAGPYLLGFNEPDMSAQSNMTVDQALALWPKVEATGKVLGSPAVAYGGDTAGGWLDRFMSGAKTKGYRVDFIALHWYGGDFTTPNAVAQLKSYLQAVHNRYHKPIWLTEFALIDFSHGTRFPTDQQQAAFVTAAAKMLDGLPYLQRYAWFGLGADDSKPSSGLFHSGAVETPAGRAFEAAR, encoded by the coding sequence ATGCGTGCAGGCGACCGTGTCGGACCCGACCCCGGGCTGGTGACCGCCGCGCGTGCGGGCGATCAGCGGGCGCTCGACCACCTGGTCGCCCAGTGCCTGCCCTTGGTCTACAACATCGTGGGCCGGGCGCTCGACGGCCACGACGACGTGGACGACGTCGTGCAGGAGACGCTGCTGCGGGTGGTGCGGGGCCTGGCCGACCTGCGGGACCCGGCGGCCTTCAGGTCCTGGCTGGTGGCCATCGCGGTACGCCAGGTACGGGACCGCGAGCAGGCCCGCAAGGCCTCCTGGCACCACCAGACCGCGCTGGACGCGGCCGAGCTGATACCCGACCCGGCCTCCGACTTCGCCGCCGTGACCATCCTGCGGCTCGGCCTGACCGACCAGCGCCGCGACATCGCCGAGGCCACCCGCTGGCTGGACGGCGACGACCGCACGCTGCTGGCGCTGTGGTGGCTGGAGGAGACCGGCGACCTCGGCCGCTCGGAGCTGGCCGACGCGCTGGGCCTGACCCGGCAGCACGCGGCGGTCAAGGTGCAGCGCATGAAGGAGCAGCTGGAGACCTCGCGGTCGGTGGTACGCGCGCTGGGCGTCGGCCCCGAGTGCGACGGGCTGCACCACCTGACCGGCGGCTGGGACGGTGTGCCGAGCCCGCTGTGGCGCAAGCGCTTCGCCCGGCACATCCGCAGCTGCGCCGACTGCACCCGCCGCGGCGGCGCGCTGCTGCCGATGGACCGGCTGCTCAGCGGACTGCCGCTGCTGCCGGTGCCGATCGGGCTCGGCGGCCCCTTCGCGGCGCAGGCGCCGGCCGCCCCCGCGGCCTTCGGCCACCCGTCTCCGCCGAGCCAGCCGCCGGCGCCCGCCCATCCCGCGCCCCCCGCCCCTGACCCGCGCACCGCTCCGCACCCGCACCCCCCACGGCGGAGCGGTGCGCGGCACGGATCGCGGGCCAGGCCGCGGCTGCTGCACGGCCCGGCAGGGGTGACCGGCGCCGCGGTCGGCACCGTCGCCGCGGTCGCGGCGGGCGCGCTGCTCGCGGTGCACCTGACGGCCGGCGGCCAGGCCGCCGAGCCGGCCGCCGACGCCTCCGCCGCGCCGCCCGCCGTCACGACCACCGCCGCCGGGGCCACCACCGCGCCGCCGGCCACCACAGCCTCGCCGAGCCCGTCGAAGACCTCCCCCAGGCCGACGGTCTCGGCGAGCAGCAAGCCGCCCGCCGCCCACACGCCGGCCAAGGCCCCGCCGCCCGCGCCGCCCGCCACCTCGACCCGCAAGGGCGTCGGGGTGTGGACCTTCGACGGGGTGGACTCGGCGCTCGGCAAGTCCGGTGCCGCGTGGTATTACACCTGGTCGACGACCCACAGCGGGGTCAGCGGCCCCGGCTTCGTCCCGATGATCTGGGGCAGCGCGAGCGCGGACGCGAACGGGCTCGCGCAGGCGAAGAAGGCCGGACCGTATCTGCTGGGCTTCAACGAGCCGGACATGTCCGCCCAGTCGAACATGACCGTCGACCAGGCGCTGGCCCTGTGGCCGAAGGTGGAGGCGACGGGCAAGGTGCTCGGCAGCCCCGCGGTCGCCTACGGCGGTGACACGGCGGGCGGTTGGCTGGACCGCTTCATGTCGGGCGCGAAGACCAAGGGCTACCGCGTCGACTTCATCGCCCTGCACTGGTACGGCGGCGACTTCACCACGCCGAACGCGGTGGCGCAGCTCAAGTCGTATCTCCAGGCGGTCCACAACCGCTACCACAAGCCGATCTGGCTCACCGAGTTCGCGCTGATCGACTTCTCGCACGGCACCCGCTTCCCCACCGACCAGCAGCAGGCCGCCTTCGTCACGGCGGCCGCGAAGATGCTCGACGGGCTGCCGTATCTCCAGCGGTACGCGTGGTTCGGCCTCGGCGCCGACGACAGCAAGCCCAGCAGCGGCCTCTTCCACAGCGGTGCCGTCGAGACACCGGCGGGGCGGGCCTTCGAGGCGGCCCGCTGA
- a CDS encoding winged helix DNA-binding domain-containing protein, which yields MATQALDLRTLNRTLLDRQLLLERDGAGAEGVVGHLLGLQSQMPSSPYPGLWTRVGGFDFGELGELLVKRRVVRLALMRSTVHLVTAGDALLLRHWLGPMLERTFRGSQWARGAAGADRAEVIAYGRALLREQPRTPAELRTELGGRFPAADPAALVNALRSWLPLAQLPPRGVWGASGGTTYGLLEDWLGRPLTPPDPADLVRRYLAAFGPASPADMQKWSGMTGLKPVFARMDLRSYAAEDGRVLHDLPDAEPADPDVPVPARLVADFDNLLLSHADRTRIVPEAYRRRVMTVNGLVRGTILVDGFVAGIWRFDRAKGAAAVAVTHFTPLGAADRDALTRDGLRLLAAADPGAAHGVTFTAG from the coding sequence ATGGCCACCCAGGCGCTGGATCTGCGCACCCTCAACCGCACGCTGCTCGACCGCCAGCTCCTGCTGGAGCGGGACGGGGCGGGGGCCGAGGGCGTGGTCGGGCATCTGCTGGGGCTCCAGTCGCAGATGCCCTCCTCGCCCTATCCGGGGCTGTGGACGCGGGTGGGCGGGTTCGACTTCGGGGAGCTGGGCGAGCTGCTCGTCAAGCGGCGGGTGGTGCGGCTGGCGCTGATGCGCAGCACCGTGCACCTGGTGACCGCCGGGGACGCGCTGCTGCTGCGGCACTGGCTCGGGCCGATGCTGGAGCGGACCTTCCGCGGGTCGCAGTGGGCGCGGGGGGCGGCCGGCGCGGACCGGGCCGAGGTGATCGCGTACGGCCGCGCGCTGCTGCGCGAACAGCCGCGCACCCCGGCCGAGCTGCGTACCGAACTCGGCGGGCGCTTCCCCGCCGCCGACCCGGCGGCGCTGGTCAACGCGCTGCGCTCCTGGCTGCCGTTGGCGCAGCTGCCGCCGCGCGGGGTGTGGGGCGCGAGCGGCGGGACGACGTACGGCCTGCTGGAGGACTGGCTCGGCCGACCGCTCACCCCGCCGGACCCGGCGGACCTGGTCCGCCGCTATCTGGCCGCCTTCGGCCCGGCGAGCCCGGCCGACATGCAGAAGTGGAGCGGCATGACGGGGCTCAAGCCGGTCTTCGCCCGGATGGACCTGCGCTCCTACGCGGCCGAGGACGGCCGGGTCCTGCACGACCTGCCCGACGCCGAGCCGGCCGACCCCGACGTGCCGGTGCCGGCCCGCCTCGTCGCCGACTTCGACAACCTCCTGCTCTCGCACGCCGACCGCACCCGGATCGTGCCCGAGGCCTACCGCCGCCGGGTGATGACGGTCAACGGCCTGGTGCGCGGCACGATCCTGGTCGACGGATTCGTCGCCGGCATCTGGCGCTTCGACCGGGCGAAGGGCGCGGCGGCCGTCGCCGTCACGCACTTCACCCCGCTGGGCGCCGCCGACCGGGACGCCCTGACCCGCGACGGGCTGCGGCTGCTCGCCGCCGCCGACCCGGGCGCCGCGCACGGGGTGACCTTCACCGCGGGGTGA
- a CDS encoding XdhC family protein, whose product MLDIADELHRWCALGRPFAVATVAATGGSAPRRPGAALAVDADGAAVGSVSGGCVEGAVYELCREVLAAGDVSRPVLQHFGYSDEDAFAVGLTCGGDIDILVQRIDPAAAPQIAAALSAAASGEAAAVARITAGPADLLGRALLVRPEGPAEGTLGDRLLDATAAAEARALLASGRTGTVGIGADGSRCGEPLTLLVETSVPPPRMLVFGAIDFAAALVRAGAFLGYRVTICDARPVFATPRRFPDADQVVVDWPHRYLAAEADAGRLDARTAVCVLTHDPKFDIPLLETALRMPLAYVGAMGSRRTHLDRLGRLREAGLRELDLARLHSPIGLDLGARTPEETALSIAAEIVAVRHGGSGVPLTGAHIPIHHDAAPGRLGRHPAA is encoded by the coding sequence ATGCTGGACATCGCCGACGAGCTGCACCGCTGGTGCGCGCTGGGGCGGCCGTTCGCGGTCGCCACCGTGGCCGCCACCGGCGGCAGCGCCCCGCGCCGCCCCGGCGCCGCGCTGGCCGTCGACGCGGACGGCGCCGCCGTCGGCAGCGTGTCCGGCGGGTGCGTGGAAGGCGCCGTCTACGAGCTGTGCCGGGAGGTGCTGGCCGCGGGCGACGTCTCCCGGCCGGTGCTCCAGCACTTCGGCTACTCCGACGAGGACGCCTTCGCGGTCGGCCTGACCTGCGGCGGCGACATCGACATCCTCGTCCAGCGGATCGACCCGGCCGCCGCCCCGCAGATCGCCGCCGCCCTGTCCGCCGCCGCCTCAGGGGAGGCGGCGGCGGTCGCCAGGATCACCGCGGGCCCGGCCGACCTGCTCGGCCGGGCGCTGCTGGTACGGCCCGAGGGCCCCGCCGAGGGCACGCTCGGCGACCGGCTGCTGGACGCCACCGCGGCCGCCGAGGCCCGCGCGCTGCTCGCCTCGGGCCGCACCGGGACAGTCGGGATCGGCGCCGACGGCAGCCGCTGCGGCGAGCCGCTGACGCTGCTGGTCGAGACGAGCGTGCCGCCGCCGCGAATGCTGGTCTTCGGCGCGATCGACTTCGCGGCGGCGCTGGTGAGGGCCGGCGCCTTCCTCGGCTACCGGGTGACCATCTGCGACGCCCGCCCGGTCTTCGCCACCCCGCGCCGCTTCCCCGACGCCGACCAGGTCGTGGTGGACTGGCCGCACCGCTACCTGGCCGCCGAGGCGGACGCCGGGCGGCTCGACGCCCGCACGGCCGTCTGCGTCCTCACCCACGACCCGAAGTTCGACATCCCGCTGCTGGAGACGGCCCTGCGGATGCCGCTCGCCTACGTCGGCGCCATGGGCTCGCGCCGCACCCACCTGGACCGGCTCGGCCGGCTGCGCGAGGCCGGCCTGCGCGAACTCGACCTGGCCCGGCTGCACTCCCCGATCGGGCTCGACCTGGGGGCCCGCACACCGGAGGAGACGGCGCTGTCCATCGCCGCGGAGATCGTCGCCGTGCGGCACGGTGGTTCGGGCGTGCCGCTTACCGGGGCGCACATCCCGATCCACCACGACGCGGCTCCCGGCCGGCTGGGCCGCCACCCGGCGGCGTAG
- a CDS encoding molybdopterin-dependent oxidoreductase, whose product MGITRTPTSLTQSSATGGGIGESTLRPDGTLKVTGEFAYSSDLWHEDMLWGYTLRSTVAHAVIASIDTGEALATPGVHAVLTYDDLPTEVKHYGLEIRDTPVLAHGKVRHHGEPVALVAADHPETARRAAAKIRVVYEPLPVITDEASATAPDAVLVHEGREDHHIGHVAHPNIVHRQPILRGDADRAAARADVVVTGDYVFGMQDQAFLGPESGLAVPAEDGGVDLYVATQWLHSDLRQIAPVLGLPERKVRMTLSGVGGAFGGREDLSMQIHGCLLALRTGKPVKIVYNRFESFFGHVHRHPARLWYEHGATRDGRLTHVRCRIVLDGGAYASASPAVVGNAASLSIGPYVVEDVDIEALALYTNNPPCGAMRGFGAVQACFAYEAQMDKVAARLGLDPVEFRQINAMEQGTVMPTGQRVDSPAPVAELLRRVKSRPLPPERQWETTEGADVRALPGGLSNTTHGEGVVRGVGYAVGIKNVGFSEGFDDYSTARVRMQVINGEAVATVHTAMAEVGQGGVTVHAQIARSELGVTQVTIQPADTRVGSAGSTSASRQTYMTGGAVKNTCEAVREKVLDLGRRKFGTYHPAWATAELLLEDGKVVTDGGEALADIADVLDDEVVDLELEFRHRPTQAFDLRTGQGNGHVQYSFAAHRAVVEVDTELGLVKVVELACAQDVGKALNPLSVVGQIQGGTLQGLGVAVMEEIVVDPRTALVRNPSFTDYLIPTILDTPTIPVDVLELADEHAPYGLRGVGEAPTLSSTPAVLAAIRQATGLELDRTPVRPEHLTGS is encoded by the coding sequence ATGGGCATCACCCGTACGCCGACCAGTCTCACCCAGTCCTCCGCGACCGGGGGCGGCATCGGCGAGTCCACCCTGCGGCCCGACGGGACCCTCAAGGTCACCGGCGAATTCGCCTACTCCTCCGACCTGTGGCACGAGGACATGCTGTGGGGCTACACCCTGCGCAGCACTGTCGCGCACGCCGTGATCGCGTCGATCGACACCGGCGAGGCGCTGGCCACCCCCGGAGTCCACGCGGTGCTGACCTACGACGACCTGCCCACCGAGGTCAAGCACTACGGCCTGGAGATCCGGGACACCCCGGTCCTCGCGCACGGCAAGGTCCGCCACCACGGCGAGCCGGTCGCGCTGGTCGCCGCCGACCACCCGGAGACCGCCCGCAGGGCCGCCGCCAAGATCCGCGTCGTCTACGAGCCGCTGCCCGTCATCACCGACGAGGCCTCGGCGACCGCGCCGGACGCGGTCCTGGTGCACGAGGGCCGCGAGGACCACCACATCGGCCACGTCGCGCACCCCAACATCGTGCACCGCCAGCCGATCCTGCGCGGCGACGCGGACCGGGCCGCCGCGCGCGCCGACGTGGTCGTCACCGGCGACTACGTCTTCGGCATGCAGGACCAGGCCTTCCTGGGCCCCGAGTCGGGCCTCGCGGTGCCCGCGGAGGACGGCGGCGTCGACCTGTACGTTGCCACCCAGTGGCTGCACTCCGACCTGCGGCAGATCGCCCCGGTGCTCGGGCTGCCGGAGCGCAAGGTCCGCATGACGCTGTCCGGCGTCGGCGGGGCCTTCGGCGGCCGCGAGGACCTGTCGATGCAGATCCACGGCTGCCTGCTGGCGCTGCGCACCGGCAAACCCGTCAAGATCGTCTACAACCGTTTCGAGTCCTTCTTCGGCCACGTCCACCGCCACCCGGCCAGGCTCTGGTACGAGCACGGGGCCACCCGCGACGGCAGGTTGACCCATGTGCGCTGCCGCATCGTGCTGGACGGCGGCGCCTACGCCTCGGCCTCGCCCGCCGTCGTCGGCAATGCCGCGTCGCTGTCCATCGGCCCCTACGTGGTGGAAGACGTCGACATCGAGGCCCTGGCCCTCTACACCAACAACCCGCCCTGCGGGGCGATGCGCGGCTTCGGCGCGGTCCAGGCGTGCTTCGCCTACGAGGCCCAGATGGACAAGGTCGCCGCCCGGCTCGGCTTGGACCCGGTCGAATTCCGCCAGATCAACGCCATGGAGCAGGGCACCGTCATGCCCACCGGCCAGCGCGTGGACTCGCCCGCGCCGGTCGCCGAACTCCTGCGCCGGGTCAAGTCCCGCCCGCTGCCGCCGGAAAGGCAGTGGGAGACCACTGAGGGCGCCGACGTCCGCGCCCTGCCCGGCGGCCTGTCCAACACCACGCACGGCGAAGGCGTCGTCCGCGGGGTCGGCTACGCCGTCGGCATCAAGAACGTCGGCTTCTCCGAGGGCTTCGACGACTACTCCACCGCCCGGGTGCGGATGCAGGTCATCAACGGCGAGGCCGTCGCGACCGTGCACACCGCGATGGCCGAGGTCGGCCAGGGCGGCGTCACCGTGCACGCGCAGATCGCCCGCAGCGAGCTGGGCGTCACCCAGGTCACCATCCAGCCCGCCGACACCCGGGTCGGCTCCGCCGGCTCCACCTCCGCCTCCCGGCAGACGTACATGACCGGCGGCGCCGTCAAGAACACCTGCGAGGCCGTACGCGAGAAGGTCCTCGACCTCGGCCGCCGGAAGTTCGGCACCTACCACCCCGCCTGGGCCACAGCGGAGTTGCTGCTCGAAGACGGCAAGGTGGTCACCGACGGCGGTGAGGCGCTGGCCGACATCGCCGACGTCCTTGACGACGAAGTCGTCGACCTGGAGCTGGAGTTCAGGCACCGGCCCACCCAGGCCTTCGACCTGCGCACCGGCCAGGGCAACGGCCACGTGCAGTACAGCTTCGCCGCCCACCGCGCGGTCGTCGAGGTCGACACCGAACTGGGCCTGGTCAAGGTGGTCGAACTGGCCTGCGCCCAGGACGTCGGCAAGGCGCTCAACCCGCTGTCGGTCGTCGGCCAGATCCAGGGCGGCACCCTCCAGGGACTCGGGGTGGCCGTGATGGAGGAGATCGTCGTCGACCCCAGGACCGCGCTGGTCCGCAACCCGTCCTTCACCGACTACCTGATCCCCACGATTCTCGACACGCCGACCATCCCGGTCGACGTGCTCGAACTCGCCGACGAGCACGCCCCCTACGGGCTGCGCGGTGTCGGCGAGGCACCCACCCTGTCGTCCACACCGGCGGTCCTGGCGGCCATCCGGCAGGCCACCGGGCTGGAGCTCGACAGAACACCGGTCAGGCCGGAACACCTGACCGGGTCGTAG
- a CDS encoding (2Fe-2S)-binding protein: MRVTFTVNGRPQEADDVWEGESLLYVLRERLGLPGSKNACEQGECGSCTVRLDGVPVCSCLVAAGQAQDRRVDTVEGLAGEDGELAPIQQAFVDAGAVQCGFCTPGLLVAADELLEHNPSPSDGDIREALSGNLCRCTGYEKILDAVRLAAARTGQAV, encoded by the coding sequence ATGCGTGTGACCTTCACCGTCAACGGGCGGCCGCAGGAGGCCGACGACGTATGGGAGGGCGAGAGCCTGCTGTACGTGCTGCGGGAGCGGCTGGGGCTGCCCGGCTCCAAGAACGCCTGCGAGCAGGGCGAGTGCGGGTCGTGCACGGTACGCCTCGACGGTGTGCCGGTGTGCTCCTGCCTGGTCGCCGCGGGGCAGGCGCAGGACCGGCGGGTCGACACCGTCGAGGGCCTGGCCGGCGAGGACGGCGAACTGGCGCCGATCCAGCAGGCGTTCGTGGACGCCGGCGCCGTCCAGTGCGGCTTCTGCACTCCCGGACTGCTGGTCGCCGCCGACGAGCTGCTGGAACACAACCCGTCGCCCAGCGACGGCGACATCCGTGAGGCACTGTCCGGCAACCTGTGCCGCTGCACGGGCTACGAGAAGATCCTCGACGCGGTCCGCCTGGCGGCCGCCCGTACCGGACAGGCGGTGTGA
- a CDS encoding xanthine dehydrogenase family protein subunit M gives MEFLRPATWQEALAAKAEHPSAVPIAGGTDVMVEINFDHRRPDHLLDLNRIGELEEWETGEDTVRLGASVPYSRIMAGLRRELPGLALASHTVASPQIRNRGGVGGNLGTASPAGDAHPALLAAGGAVEAESVRGSRLIPIDDFYTGVKRNALAPDELIRAVHLKKASGPQQFSKVGTRNAMVIAVCAFGIALHPDTRTVRTGIGSAAPTPVRARTAEEFLAAALDEAGLWENRGPLPPAVAKQFAVLAAAAANPIDDVRGTAAYRRHALGVMARRTLGWTWEQYRTDQQTEG, from the coding sequence ATGGAATTCCTGCGCCCCGCCACCTGGCAGGAGGCGCTCGCCGCCAAGGCGGAGCACCCCTCGGCCGTGCCCATCGCGGGCGGCACCGACGTGATGGTGGAGATCAACTTCGACCACCGCAGGCCGGACCACCTGCTGGACCTCAACCGGATCGGCGAGCTGGAGGAGTGGGAGACCGGCGAGGACACCGTGCGCCTGGGCGCCTCGGTCCCCTACTCGCGGATCATGGCGGGGCTGCGCCGGGAACTGCCGGGCCTCGCGCTGGCCAGCCACACGGTGGCCTCCCCGCAGATCCGCAACCGCGGCGGCGTCGGCGGCAACCTCGGCACCGCCTCGCCCGCGGGCGACGCCCACCCGGCGCTGCTGGCCGCCGGCGGCGCGGTCGAGGCGGAGTCGGTACGCGGCAGCCGGCTGATCCCGATCGACGACTTCTACACCGGCGTCAAGCGCAATGCGCTGGCGCCCGACGAGCTGATCAGGGCCGTGCACCTGAAGAAGGCGTCGGGGCCGCAGCAGTTCTCCAAGGTCGGCACGCGCAATGCGATGGTGATCGCGGTGTGCGCCTTCGGTATCGCGCTGCACCCCGACACCCGCACGGTCCGCACCGGCATCGGCTCGGCCGCGCCCACCCCCGTCCGGGCGAGGACCGCGGAGGAATTCCTCGCCGCGGCCCTGGACGAGGCCGGCCTGTGGGAGAACCGCGGACCCCTGCCGCCCGCGGTGGCGAAGCAGTTCGCGGTCCTGGCGGCCGCGGCGGCCAACCCGATCGACGACGTACGCGGCACCGCCGCCTACCGCAGGCACGCGCTGGGCGTGATGGCGCGCAGGACGCTGGGCTGGACCTGGGAGCAGTACCGGACCGACCAGCAGACGGAGGGCTGA
- a CDS encoding PucR family transcriptional regulator ligand-binding domain-containing protein: MRLRALLDTEALGLRLLGGEAELDRTVRGVMTTDLRDPSRYLTGGELVLTGLAWRRTAADSDDFVRLLAGAGVAGLAAGEAELGPIPDDLVAACARHRLPLFAVDERVAFADITEYVVRQVSGERAGDLAAVVERHRRLMSSGPAGGGPDAVLDLLGSDLDLRAWVLSSTGREIGGAGHPLPAPVRAELAGAQQAAARTGRPAPHRVAVQGRTYSLFPVRAGAAAPDVRSRVLSDWFLAVDADAGEWPAERLDLLQGVTQLIAVERDRRDAARTVRRRLAGEVFDLVRGGAAPSEIGARLRAAAPVLVPGAGGEPYWQIVIAKVDWAGGEVPAGPVAQALLEEVLADQAAHGPDGADRIAVAHAEGEAMALVPLTGGAPGPTPGMVGATPEPLHAEALLGLLRGPLARGLGDDGRLTIGVSAAVHSPEGLRGALEEARHARRVAAARAGRVCVAGHEELASHVLLLPFVPDDVRRAFTARLLDPLRAYDRKHRSELIPTLEAFLDCDGSWTRCAGRLHLHVNTLRYRISRIEQLTGRDLARLEDKLDFFLALRMS, translated from the coding sequence ATGCGGCTGCGCGCACTCCTCGACACCGAAGCTCTCGGCCTGCGGCTGCTCGGCGGTGAAGCGGAACTCGACCGTACGGTCCGCGGGGTGATGACCACCGACCTGCGCGACCCCAGCCGCTACCTCACCGGCGGCGAACTGGTGCTGACCGGCCTGGCCTGGCGGCGCACCGCCGCCGACAGCGACGACTTCGTCCGCCTGCTGGCCGGCGCCGGCGTCGCCGGGCTCGCGGCGGGCGAGGCCGAACTCGGCCCGATCCCCGACGACCTGGTCGCCGCCTGCGCCCGGCACCGGCTGCCGCTGTTCGCGGTCGACGAGCGGGTCGCCTTCGCCGACATCACCGAATACGTCGTCCGGCAGGTCTCCGGCGAGCGGGCCGGCGACCTGGCCGCGGTCGTCGAGCGCCACCGGCGGCTGATGTCCTCCGGCCCGGCGGGCGGCGGCCCCGACGCCGTGCTCGACCTGCTCGGCAGCGACCTGGACCTGCGGGCGTGGGTGCTGTCCTCGACCGGCCGGGAGATCGGCGGCGCCGGCCACCCGCTGCCCGCCCCCGTCCGCGCCGAACTGGCCGGCGCCCAGCAGGCCGCGGCCCGCACCGGCCGCCCCGCACCGCACCGGGTCGCGGTGCAGGGGCGTACGTACTCGCTCTTCCCGGTACGCGCCGGCGCCGCTGCCCCCGACGTCCGCTCACGGGTGCTGTCCGACTGGTTCCTGGCCGTCGACGCCGACGCCGGCGAGTGGCCGGCCGAGCGGCTCGACCTGCTCCAGGGCGTCACCCAGCTCATCGCCGTGGAGCGCGACCGGCGCGACGCCGCCCGCACAGTCAGGCGCCGCCTGGCCGGCGAGGTCTTCGACCTGGTCAGGGGCGGTGCGGCGCCCTCCGAGATCGGGGCCAGGCTGCGGGCTGCGGCGCCCGTACTGGTGCCGGGCGCCGGCGGCGAGCCCTACTGGCAGATCGTCATCGCGAAGGTCGACTGGGCCGGCGGCGAGGTGCCCGCGGGCCCCGTCGCGCAGGCGCTGCTCGAAGAGGTGCTCGCCGACCAGGCCGCGCACGGGCCCGACGGGGCCGACCGGATCGCGGTCGCGCACGCCGAGGGCGAGGCCATGGCGCTGGTCCCGCTGACCGGCGGCGCCCCGGGACCCACCCCCGGCATGGTCGGCGCCACCCCCGAACCGCTGCACGCCGAGGCACTGCTCGGGCTGCTGCGCGGACCGCTGGCCCGCGGCCTCGGTGACGACGGCCGGCTCACCATCGGCGTCAGCGCCGCCGTCCACTCCCCCGAGGGCCTGCGCGGCGCCCTGGAGGAGGCCAGGCACGCCCGCCGGGTCGCCGCCGCCCGCGCGGGCCGGGTGTGCGTCGCGGGCCACGAGGAGCTGGCCTCGCACGTCCTGCTGCTGCCCTTCGTGCCCGACGACGTCCGCCGCGCCTTCACCGCCCGGCTGCTCGACCCGCTGCGCGCCTACGACCGCAAGCACCGCTCGGAGCTGATCCCGACCCTCGAAGCCTTCCTCGACTGTGACGGATCATGGACCCGCTGCGCCGGCCGGCTGCACCTGCACGTGAACACCCTTCGGTACCGGATCAGCAGGATCGAGCAGCTGACCGGCCGTGACCTGGCCCGACTTGAGGACAAGCTCGACTTCTTCCTGGCACTGCGAATGAGCTAG
- a CDS encoding GntR family transcriptional regulator, translating to MDPVASAHAGWAPLPAPRRMPERHSVRQQVLDELRGALLTGELPPGSVHSGPALAARYGVSATPVREAMALLAREGAVEVLPNRGFRVVCRTERDLAQIAEVRMLVEIPVVLDLARAMPAARWDALVPLADATVDAAAAGDRASYAEADRAFHRALLGLAGNPHVVAVADDLHRRAQWPPVGAAPGRRPTLRAHAAHHAALLAALAAASPAEPLLRAHLATCP from the coding sequence ATGGATCCCGTCGCGTCCGCGCACGCCGGCTGGGCACCGCTGCCCGCGCCGCGCCGGATGCCGGAGCGCCACTCGGTACGCCAGCAGGTCCTCGACGAGCTGCGGGGCGCGCTCCTCACCGGCGAGCTGCCGCCCGGCTCCGTCCACTCCGGGCCCGCGCTCGCCGCGCGGTACGGCGTGTCCGCGACGCCCGTCCGCGAGGCCATGGCGCTGCTCGCGCGGGAAGGCGCGGTCGAGGTGCTGCCCAACCGGGGCTTCCGCGTCGTCTGCCGCACCGAACGCGACCTCGCCCAGATCGCCGAAGTGCGGATGCTGGTGGAGATCCCGGTCGTGCTCGACCTGGCCCGCGCCATGCCCGCGGCGCGGTGGGACGCGCTCGTCCCGCTCGCCGACGCCACGGTGGACGCTGCCGCGGCCGGGGACCGGGCCTCCTACGCGGAGGCCGACCGCGCCTTTCACCGGGCGCTGCTCGGGTTGGCGGGGAACCCCCACGTTGTCGCTGTCGCGGACGATTTGCACCGGCGTGCGCAATGGCCTCCCGTCGGGGCCGCGCCGGGTCGGCGCCCCACTCTTCGGGCCCACGCGGCCCACCACGCGGCTCTGCTCGCCGCCCTCGCCGCGGCCTCCCCCGCGGAGCCCTTGCTCCGCGCCCACCTCGCCACGTGCCCCTGA